The window CGAGGTGGAGTGGTGGGCGCCGATCGACCTGGTCTCTTCGCTGGGGAGGCAGATAACCCTGACGTCGGAAGACGAAACACTATTCGATCTCGTTCGATGGACCCAAGAGCGTCCCAGTCCATGCGACCTTTACCGGGAGCCTCTTCGTCCTTTGTTCCATTTCTCCTGCCGTCAGGGCTGGTTGAATGACCCGAATGGCCTCGTCTGGTATCGCGGCGAGTATCATCTCTTTTATCAGCACAATCCCTATTTCACTGACTGGGGAAACATGCACTGGGGCCACGCCGTCAGTCGGGACCTTGTTCACTGGACGGAACTCGACATCGCTCTTTTCCCGGATGAGCACGGAGCCATGTTCAGCGGGTGCGCCGTCTGGGATAAGGAAAACACCAGCGGCCTCGACCCCGATGGCTCCATGGCTCTGCTCTACACCGGGGCCAAGGAAGACTCCGTCCAGTGTCTCGCTCATTCCTCCGACGGGCGGGAGTTCATCAAGTACTCCGGCAATCCGGTCATTCCCACCATCGAGAGAGGCAATCGCGATCCGAAGGTGTTTCGTGACGATGCGCGCGATCGCTGGTTGATGGCTCTTTATGTCCCGGATGGAGCTAGGCACGCGATCCATCTCCTCTCATCCCGCGACCTGAAGCGATGGACGCCTCTGAGCCGCGTGCTGGGCGGGGAGGGGAAGGATGCTTTTCTCTTTGAGTGTCCAGACATGTTCCCTCTGCGTTGGCAGGATGAGGAGAGGTGGATCCTTATCGGAGCCGATGGGCAATATCTCATCGGCTCTTTTGACGGTACCACCTTTGTGCCGGGGACCGAGCCACTGCGTTCGATTTTCGGCACTTCCTACTACGCGGGCCAGACCTTTGATAGTGAACCCCGCGACCGCCGGGTGCTCATCGGTTGGCTGCGGGGTCCGGCAAATGGAGGGACGTTCAGCCAATGCATGTCCCTGCCACTTGAGGTGTCACTGGCTGAGGGCGACGATGGCCCTCGCATCGCTCTCAATCCCGTGAGCGAGGTGGAAACATTGAGGAAACCTGAGCAAACCTGGCCCGGGGTTTCGCTCGAGGAGGGACAGCGCGAAGTCCTGGCGGAAGCCATGGATGGCTTCGCTTTGAGTATCGTGATCAGCGAAGAGAATGATGGGCATCTCGCCTTGCAGGTCGGAGAAATCGGGCTCCTCTACGATCCGGCTTCTCGCCAGCTCTCCTGCGGGGAAACCTCGGTGCGGATTCCCGGAAAAGCTGCTGCGCTCGATATTCGAATCTATGGGGATCGGACAACGCTGGAAATCTTCGCTGCGGGAGGCTTGATCTACTGGCCGATCGCCGATGCGGCGACATCGCGTTCATTGAGTGTCGAAGCCCGGCGCGGGCGCGTTGATCTGGCAATGATTTCCCTGAGCAGGATGAAATCATCGTGGCCCGGCGCTCTGGACTGAGCGCCGGATACGATTTTTGGAACCTTAAAGCTCGGTAATCGGCTCGTAGGTCTCCGGACGCCGGTCCCGGTAAAACTGCCACACATTGCGGACTTCCTGGATGAGATCCAGGTCGACTGTCTCGACCAGCACCTCGTCCTTGTCGCGGGATGCCACCGCCACCATCTGGCCGCGCGGGTCGCAGATGTAGGAGGAGCCGTAGAATTCCCCAATGTTCCAGGGCTTCTCCATGCCCACGCGGTTGACCGCGCAGAGGAAGTATTGGTTCGCCACGGCATGAGCTGGCTGCTCCAGCTTCCAAAGATACTCGCTCAGGCCCGCGACAGTCGCCGACGGATTGAAGACGATCTCTGCGCCATTCAGCCCGAGGCAGCGCGCACCCTCCGGGTAATGGCGGTCATAGCAGATATACAGGCCAACCTTGCCCACGGCAGTTTCAAAAACGGGATACCCGAGGTTGCCTGGCCGGAAGTAGAACTTCTCCCAGAAGCCAGGCTGGCAATGCGGCAGATGGCTCTTGCGGTACTTGCCCAGCCAGGTGCCGTCGGCATCGATGATGGATGCCGTGTTGTAGTAAACCCCGGTATTCTCCACTTCGTAAATGGGGACGATGAGCACGATGCCGAGGCGTTTGGCCGTCTCGATCATGAGTTGGGTGGTTGGGCCGTCGGGGATTTTCTCCACCATGTCGTACCACTTCATCTCCTGCTCCGCCGCGAAGTACGGGCCAAAAAACAGCTCCTGGAGACAGACGATCTGAGCGCCGCGTTTTGCGGCCTCCTCGATGTAGCCGATATGTTTCTCGATCATCGCCTGCTTGATCACCTTCGGGTCGGCGTCACCCGAGTGTGTGCAAGTGGCCTGGATGAGGCCGATGCGAACGTTGCGTGCCATCTGACCATCGTTGCGATCTTCCGCGGGTGGTGCAACTGGATTTGAGAAATTGCGATGG of the Terrimicrobium sacchariphilum genome contains:
- a CDS encoding glycoside hydrolase family 32 protein, giving the protein MKSVLLSVRHRWLLVPSSRGVTRHRVQIYEGGKLLHDFVSPLASAEVEWWAPIDLVSSLGRQITLTSEDETLFDLVRWTQERPSPCDLYREPLRPLFHFSCRQGWLNDPNGLVWYRGEYHLFYQHNPYFTDWGNMHWGHAVSRDLVHWTELDIALFPDEHGAMFSGCAVWDKENTSGLDPDGSMALLYTGAKEDSVQCLAHSSDGREFIKYSGNPVIPTIERGNRDPKVFRDDARDRWLMALYVPDGARHAIHLLSSRDLKRWTPLSRVLGGEGKDAFLFECPDMFPLRWQDEERWILIGADGQYLIGSFDGTTFVPGTEPLRSIFGTSYYAGQTFDSEPRDRRVLIGWLRGPANGGTFSQCMSLPLEVSLAEGDDGPRIALNPVSEVETLRKPEQTWPGVSLEEGQREVLAEAMDGFALSIVISEENDGHLALQVGEIGLLYDPASRQLSCGETSVRIPGKAAALDIRIYGDRTTLEIFAAGGLIYWPIADAATSRSLSVEARRGRVDLAMISLSRMKSSWPGALD
- a CDS encoding nitrilase-related carbon-nitrogen hydrolase, with protein sequence MARNVRIGLIQATCTHSGDADPKVIKQAMIEKHIGYIEEAAKRGAQIVCLQELFFGPYFAAEQEMKWYDMVEKIPDGPTTQLMIETAKRLGIVLIVPIYEVENTGVYYNTASIIDADGTWLGKYRKSHLPHCQPGFWEKFYFRPGNLGYPVFETAVGKVGLYICYDRHYPEGARCLGLNGAEIVFNPSATVAGLSEYLWKLEQPAHAVANQYFLCAVNRVGMEKPWNIGEFYGSSYICDPRGQMVAVASRDKDEVLVETVDLDLIQEVRNVWQFYRDRRPETYEPITEL